Proteins from one Primulina huaijiensis isolate GDHJ02 chromosome 18, ASM1229523v2, whole genome shotgun sequence genomic window:
- the LOC140963871 gene encoding probable serine/threonine-protein kinase PBL7, translated as MMWDFGLACVIPRRRRRSSSKNSEHNKAWLLAGPGGCGAEEPHSVHSSFRFSLCSQIELESMPVNSSCSATVLMVNLDNGMLADSKTRELKWRRIESLERSISHVSHSLIRFSYSDILRASRNFSKGRVLGKGALSCVFRGSLGFLRTSVAIKRLDKEDKEASKTFCRELMIASSLLNPHIVSLLGFCIDDEEGMFLVYKYVSGGSLERFLHEKNTGGKGCHALQWSVRYKIAVGIAEAIEYLHNGTERCVVHRDIKPSNIVLSSKMKPKLCDFGLATWTPARSVPFLCKTVKGTFGYLAPEYFQHGKVSDKTDVYAFGVVLLELITGRKPIESRRGRGEENLVSWAKPLLQLGGVEKLLDPRLNFTREQSNQIAQIIEAANACITYEESLRPDMREIIKLLTGKKSVGLSRKKAVLTSYNSTASDFNSQMQGMKNEMSNHFSLAMLGAEFDDDYNHFHCR; from the exons ATGATGTGGGATTTTGGTTTAGCTTGCGTCATTCCGCGCCGAAGACGGCGGAGCTCTAGCAAGAATTCGGAGCACAACAAGGCTTGGTTGCTGGCTGGGCCTGGTGGCTGTGGTGCAGAGGAGCCACACTCGGTTCACTCTTCTTTCAGATTCAGTTTATGCTCTCAGATTGAGCTTGAATCAATGCCTGTAAATAGTAGCTGCTCTGCTACTGTTTTGATGGTGAATTTGGATAATGGCATGTTGGCTGATTCTAAAACTAGGGAGTTAAAATGGAGAAGAATTGAGTCCTTGGAGAGGAGTATTTCTCATGTGTCACACTCTTTAATAAGGTTCAGCTACTCTGACATCCTCCGTGCCTCGAGAAACTTTTCCAAAG GACGAGTTTTAGGGAAAGGAGCATTGAGCTGTGTGTTTAGAGGAAGTCTTGGATTTCTTAGAACTTCAGTCGCCATTAAGCGGTTGGATAAAGAAGACAAGGAGGCATCAAAGACATTTTGTAGGGAATTAATGATAGCTAGTTCTTTACTTAATCCTCACATTGTTTCCCTGTTGGGATTTTGCATTGACGATGAGGAAGGCATGTTTTTGGTCTACAAGTATGTTTCTGGTGGAAGCTTGGAGCGATTTTTACACG AAAAGAATACGGGAGGGAAGGGCTGTCATGCGCTTCAATGGTCTGTTAGGTATAAGATAGCCGTGGGAATTGCAGAGGCGATTGAGTATTTGCATAATGGAACAGAGAGATGTGTTGTTCATAGGGACATTAAACCCTCAAACATCGTCCTATCCTCCAAAATGAAGCCAAAG TTGTGCGATTTTGGATTGGCCACATGGACTCCAGCGCGTTCAGTACCATTCCTTTGTAAAACGGTTAAAGGCACTTTTGG GTACTTGGCTCCTGAATACTTCCAGCATGGCAAAGTATCTGATAAAACCGATGTTTATGCCTTTGGGGTCGTTCTGTTGGAACTAATAACTGGTCGGAAACCTATTGAATCAAGAAGAGGACGGGGAGAAGAAAATTTGGTTTCTTGG GCGAAGCCGCTGTTGCAGCTAGGAGGGGTGGAAAAGTTGCTTGATCCACGATTAAACTTCACGAGAgagcaatcaaatcagatagcACAAATAATTGAAGCTGCGAATGCTTGCATAACCTATGAGGAATCTCTTAGGCCAGATATGCGTGAGATTATCAAATTACTGACAGGAAAAAAATCCGTTGGTTTAAGCAGAAAGAAGGCTGTTTTGACAAGTTATAACAGCACTGCATCTGATTTTAATTCTCAAATGCAGGGGATGAAGAATGAAATGAGCAATCATTTTTCATTAGCCATGCTAGGAGCCGAATTTGACGACGATTATAATCACTTCCACTGCCGGTGA